ACTGGCCTGACTTGCTGATTTAAAGGTGGGATTGTTATTTTTATTTTCTGTAGTTTTGCGTGTCATTGCAACTTTAGCGTCGAATCGTCCAACAACAATAGGGAATTGGCCTAACACGGCCCATGCACGGCGGTTGTAAGTGATATCTATATCTGGAGGGCTAcgctgttgttgtcgtcaGCTTTTAGGGTGGAAGCACGACAACCTTCCGCTGTTCGTCATTGCCCCTAAGCTATCGAGCCCTTTTGTGCGCTGAAGAGATGATTGAACCTGTACGCCCCTCGGAGGCCAATGGACTTTTGAAAAAAAGCGCCGTACTTTCTCCGACTGCACAACGCCACTGCAAACGCCTTGACTTTCTGATATAGACACCTTCCTTACATGATGAGAACTTATTCAGTGCTGTCCCATTTCGCAACGAAACACTCTGTATCAAGCTACCATCCCCGCCATTACTGTCACCAAGTCAGGCTCTAATCCCGCGACTCTAGTTTTGGTTGTCAATCCTCATGCAGCCTACCCCGTTCGTacctttccttctcttctgcACCCTTTGTCTTCAGACGCGTCTGTTCCCGCCTTCATATGCTACCTAGTTCCAAGGCCTAGTCTCGGACATTGCGGAACATCACACATACCGTAAATGCGATCCTATGTCAGGCCTAGTAGTGTGGTACGCCGAGGCTCTGCAGAATGAGGTTGACGATACTGAGGAACCCCTCGCCAAGAATGAATCCCTGAAGACCAAATGCATCAGTTCAAGGTCTCGTCATGCACATACTTCAAAGTGTGCTTACCGAAGCCAACACAATCAGCGGCGTACTCGACTCGCCTCGCCTTGTGATCCAGTACCAGCTGAGCATACCGCCAACCGTCCTGGCTAGTGTGAAAGATGGCACGTTGTACATTCCTGAGGCATTGTCAGTGCTAGTGCATCACGTCTGCGCCTCTACAGCCACTGACCAACCGCCACGGCAATGCCTCCTGGCACCAGCGGCCGCCACACCCTgccagtcgtcgtcgccctgacAAAAGTCGTTATGGCAAAGATAATGCCAAACCCGAGTGCCCACTCTTGAGCCATGGGCGGCAAGCCCTTTCCTGTGACCAACCTGGCTGTGAATATCCACACGTAGCCTGTAGGGACCTGGAATAGATCACCGGGAATGGTGTAGACTCTAGAATGTAACTATTAGTAGCGTTTCACGCAGATGAGCACGTTTGCCGTTACAGACGGCAGGCAAGACTCACGCTGTGTACAGCTGGTACACAAAGGCACTGACGATGGCGCCTGCCGTCGCACCAATTACCTGGCCCCAGAATTGGGCGTTAGGTGCAGCTCCGAGAAGATGGCCTGTCTTGAGGTCTTGCATGAGGTCGCCCGCTTGCAAGGCACCCTAGGCATGTCAGCTTGCATCACAGAGAGACCATCGATGAGATGAACATACTGCTTCGGACTATGGCAATTGTCAGCAACGGCCCACACGCACACCGCAAGACAGGGATTTCCTTGTTGAAGACTCACCACAGCGCCTGCCACTAGGTTGATTAACACACTCGACTTATGCGACTGAGGTATGATGAGAGCGAAGAAGAGCTGTGCAAGTTTGCTAATGCCAGAAACGGGGTTGAGATCCGTCTCGCCGAGTGCTCGGACACCCATGATACTGAGAAGGAGCGCCATGAGAACAGCGACGACGGTCGCGTAAAGCGGGACAAGGTCACCAAAAACTAGGTGGATGGTCGCGATGCAAAGCAGGATCGACAAGACTAAGCCGACAGCCACAACCTTGTTGCTGATTTGCTGCTCCGGCGGTGCGTCTGCCTCATCCAACCGGAAACCATCAtttgtcgacgacgacgctctGCGAAGCACGGCTGGGCCTTGTGTCGCCCCCGGCAAAAGCCTGGAGGTGCTTGTTgcttctccgtcttcgtcTGTGTTCAAAGCCGAGTAGCCCTGGCTCGAACTGTGTCCAGTCCCCAGATACTGTTGCCCTTGGTCCACCATACGCTGCCAAAATCCTGTGATGCCTTCGCTGCGGAATTGTTGCGCCAGTGGTCGGAAGGCGATGTACCCAAGGTTAACGATAGCATCAGCAAGCATGATGGCTAGAGAAACCCACACGATCCAGCCTTTGCTGCCAGTCTCCCAGTCATCGATGGAGCCGGGCGCCCAACCCTGATACTTGGCCAAGGGGGATAGTACACCCCATCCAATGACAGCGCCGAAGAGCATGTGCAAAGTTGTCTCGGGACCCATGATGATGCCCTGGCCGATGTAGGCCGGGCTTGGATTCAAAGTCCACAACCAAACCCCAGCAGCCTTGCTGCCGAAGATGGGGATGTTCCGCAGCGCAGGTAAGAAGTAAGAGCAGAGTGTGTAGAGGCCCGAGACTCCAAAGCATATCAACAGTAGCCTCATGTTCCGCGCCCAGTCGTCAGGAGACCCGTTCTCCGGGCCATCAAAGTTAGCGCTCTCGGGGTCCGCAATGTTTGCAGTATCACCATGGACAGATTCTGGTGCCGGGTCCGACTTGCCATCCTGATCCGGGACCAGACTTGCAAAGCCACCCGATACGGCATCGGGACCGGCCTTGCGTGTTTGACCATGAAGAACCCCAATGAGCACGGCAGTGCTGAAGCCGCTTGGGAAGCGCAGCCTCTCGCGTATGATTACCTGCCGTCGACTATTTTGTTGATTAAATGGACTTGCTCGATGAAAGGTTTCGCGGCCAGCTTACAGGGGGACGGCAAAGACAACGCCAAAGTAACAGAGGCCCAGGGACCAGAGGACCAGCTTCCAGAGAGGAATGTTGAGGGGTCCTTGTTCTTCGGGAGCTAGGAGGTAGTTCATTGCGGGAATCTGAAAAAACGTGTCAGCCACCGGCCTGGACCATTTCCCCGTACATTTTGCAACAGGCAGCAGGGGAAGAGCAGTTAATTGGGAGACCTACCACACCAACGAACCCGCAGCCGAGTGGCATGATGGCCATGCTTCCAGCCACAGTCTGAACGAGCACGTTTTCGACAGGACTGAAGGGGAACAACAGGTGGCGAGAAAGCGCCTTGAAAatgccgaagccgagcagACTGGCCGGCATGGTCATGGTGCTTACCCATC
This genomic interval from Colletotrichum higginsianum IMI 349063 chromosome 9, whole genome shotgun sequence contains the following:
- a CDS encoding OPT oligopeptide transporter → MAPDRGYRDDEDGHDGHSVVRSSSTVQIHDANTANTLKQGPVINGRSFTLRGVLVGLLVGLVICFSNMYFGLQTGWVSTMTMPASLLGFGIFKALSRHLLFPFSPVENVLVQTVAGSMAIMPLGCGFVGVIPAMNYLLAPEEQGPLNIPLWKLVLWSLGLCYFGVVFAVPLRRQVIIRERLRFPSGFSTAVLIGVLHGQTRKAGPDAVSGGFASLVPDQDGKSDPAPESVHGDTANIADPESANFDGPENGSPDDWARNMRLLLICFGVSGLYTLCSYFLPALRNIPIFGSKAAGVWLWTLNPSPAYIGQGIIMGPETTLHMLFGAVIGWGVLSPLAKYQGWAPGSIDDWETGSKGWIVWVSLAIMLADAIVNLGYIAFRPLAQQFRSEGITGFWQRMVDQGQQYLGTGHSSSQGYSALNTDEDGEATSTSRLLPGATQGPAVLRRASSSTNDGFRLDEADAPPEQQISNKVVAVGLVLSILLCIATIHLVFGDLVPLYATVVAVLMALLLSIMGVRALGETDLNPVSGISKLAQLFFALIIPQSHKSSVLINLVAGAVSEAGALQAGDLMQDLKTGHLLGAAPNAQFWGQVIGATAGAIVSAFVYQLYTAVYTIPGDLFQVPTGYVWIFTARLVTGKGLPPMAQEWALGFGIIFAITTFVRATTTGRVWRPLVPGGIAVAVGMYNVPSFTLARTVGGMLSWYWITRRGESSTPLIVLASGFILGEGFLSIVNLILQSLGVPHY